The following proteins are co-located in the Chaetodon trifascialis isolate fChaTrf1 chromosome 14, fChaTrf1.hap1, whole genome shotgun sequence genome:
- the myct1b gene encoding myc target protein 1 homolog → MAHNETHPFLEILKSFNLGDMILAFCLSVLVGLLLGALVYVLLTWASRRTATARITRRSKKRSGTSQANNPMSGQLGLYRSTFLSVYRQPSLEPVGPLGSKPGVETSTFRPLAKRNRPSLDMGEDTQLTTPEDTAASNSLDSASLVPNKRHSFWLGSNGLKGFLPSQTPPPAYDSVIHAFEETCT, encoded by the exons ATGGCCCATAATGAAACACATCCCTTTTTGGAGATACTGAAATCATTTAATCTTG GCGATATGATTCTAGCCTTCTGTTTATCTGTGCTTGTGGGCCTGCTGCTGGGTGCTTTGGTCTACGTCCTTTTGACCTGGGCATCCAGGCGCACAGCCACCGCCAGGATCACCAGGCGCTCTAAAAAGAGATCTGGCACTTCACAAGCAAACAACCCCATGAGCGGCCAGCTGGGTCTCTACAGAAGCACTTTTCTCAGCGTCTACAGACAGCCCTCTCTGGAGCCAGTGGGCCCTCTGGGGAGTAAGCCCGGTGTGGAGACCTCCACCTTTCGCCCACTGGCCAAGAGAAACAGGCCTAGCCTGGACATGGGAGAAGACACTCAGCTCACCACACCTGAGGACACAGCAGCTTCAAACTCATTGGATTCAGCATCCCTCGTGCCAAACAAGAGACATTCCTTCTGGTTGGGCAGCAATGGACTTAAGGGTTTCCTCCCCTCGCAGACACCCCCTCCTGCGTACGACAGTGTCATCCATGCCTTTGAAGAGACTTGCACATGA
- the tulp4b gene encoding tubby-related protein 4 isoform X1 yields MPRNYEPGHSVGMLAAVEHGPILCSDSNILCLSWKGRVPKSEKDKPVCRRRYYEEGWLATGNGRGVVGVTFTSSHCRRDRTTPQRINFNLRGHNSEVVLVRWNEPFQKLATCDMEGGIFVWIQYEGRWSVELVNDRGAQVSDFTWSHDGTQALIAYRDGFVLVGSVSGQRHWSSEINLESQITCGIWTPDDQQVLFGTADGQVIVMDCHGRMLAHVLLHESDGIVSMSWNCPDFLVEDSTESDTDSDDNILPLVRRVKPLLTVTFLSGDISLMNNYDDLSPAVIRSGLKDVEAQWCSQGDLLAVAGMERHGLPAESACASIMRNALVKFYNVQGEHIYTLETPAQRPITTICWGHRDSRLFLACGPALYVVRVEHRVASLQLLCQQGIASALREEKDVGKLNMPSLLCSYVTTAFIPTIKPPIPDPNNIRDFVSYPTAGNERLHCTMKRAEDSPEAGGPCYTLYLEYLGGLVPILKGRRISKLRPEFVIMDPKTDSKAEEVCVNPMISYTDSCNCSDSSDIELSDEWVGKKSPKLSRGNRINMDSRKSPKLSRANQEGQRSPRLPTKKPPVRSPSLTRREFSMDGITEHNYLAQVTSNIWGTKFKIVGLASFLPANLGAVIYKTSLLHLQPRQMTIYLPEVRKISHDFMSLPVFNPNVFSEDEDDLPVMGPSGVAGDNPPCTVNIPIAPIHSPAQAMSPTQSIGLVQSLLANQNIQLDVLTNPTATAAAAAAAAAASVPVSDHGQDAVPTPYPVPTRYSNPGQVIFNGLEMGPLLPGTLPPPPPPHHLPPQPHLQRSHSQQPRQQQSKQSQQMQTQQQQKMHHHQQQQQQQQQQQQQQQQQQQQQQQQQQQHHHQSQSQQQQQQQLQQQHQQLQQLHHQQALLQQQQQQHQQHQVQQHQQIQQNQQQVTPQQFQQHQIQQQQQQMQMQHEQMQQQQQQMQQQQQQIRQQIQEMRQQQQQLQQQHQQIQQQHQQMQRQHQQMQQQLKMQMTLPPPPTGYPTISLQQIHLLPQIPPPTTEPVLNRVDHGHTLKPSLPRTLPPFTDMDGSVEIQMRKVNPPPPYPGTVVSAAAAAAAAAPAPQTLVTNCDSPSVLAPDPCLKKDEFLLHPVTLQYPTPLGYERITTFDSSGNVEEVCRPRRRLIRNQNAYAVHGSATLKVTSSDNKKIQLPYSSATLSRLSVPRYSIPSGDPPPYPDPANQVSTTLPPTQRIESSLIHATLRRDRRDVGLKVPQMMESSRTLPSKAKINSALALTYQQRVPTALYTCTQCSSNSSSTSVSVSGGGTTSSGIAGGTVVRQDFPPGKGAHHSTIIVHSKGASPLASQSSYSLLGAVDNSRDRTVYVNSAFTEDETLNQQCHLEKSVRQLTLGDVSLTVKRPPPYQWDTSTTEEFWLTPEQTMLAPPPGPHKPPPLIISQAQHLDMTQLPFVLTTKPPSSPSTSTLTFPSGYQISLSPFPPGVAHGGPPLQTLQNPPPQCSPNEVVASVPFAQQEPNLVLPPGYPPNLANLACCPLPPMYPGASSCAGLQLHPVSLHPWNPYPCPPPMQDPPAPPLPTKTHQILEKPILSPPPPTAPPPPPPLPPPPPPTELPPSKSATEDLAESANNFPEPSSLNESPVPQESERFNKKSRKRLDSRAEEANMPTVSEGKSRKEGRALSDFNTLISSPRLGSREKKKPKGQREQLNKTKKMSRTTNEFQDSSESEPELFISGDELMNQNQSSKKSWKNKRSMRMASELEEIKCRKANEREDRSLGSQGFVYVMANKQPLWNEATQVYQLDFGGRVTQESAKNFQIELDGRQVMQFGRIDGNAYILDFQYPFSAVQAFAVALANVTQRLK; encoded by the exons ATGCCCAGGAACTATGAG CCTGGTCACTCAGTAGGGATGTTGGCTGCCGTGGAACATGGTCCCATCCTCTGCAGCGACTCCAACATCCTCTGCCTTTCATGGAAAGGCCGGGTCCCCAAGAGCGAAAAAGACAAGCCGGTGTGCCGGAGACGGTACTATGAGGAGGGCTGGCTCGCCACAGGGAACGGGAGAGGAGTTGTTGGCGTGACGTTTACATCGAGTCACTGCAGGAGGGACAGAACTACACCACAGAGAATCAATTTTAACCTGCGAGGACACAACAGTGAG GTTGTCTTGGTGCGTTGGAATGAACCCTTTCAGAAGCTGGCCACCTGTGATATGGAAGGAGGTATTTTTGTATGGATCCAGTATGAAGGGAGGTGGTCTGTAGAGTTAGTGAACGACAGAGGAGCCCAG GTGAGTGACTTCACTTGGTCACATGATGGCACTCAAGCGCTCATCGCGTACCGGGATGGCTTCGTGTTAGTCGGCTCGGTCAGCGGACAAAGACACTGGTCGTCCGAGATTAACCTGGAGAGTCAAATCACCTGTGGCATCTGGACTCCTGATGATCAACAG GTCTTGTTTGGTACAGCAGACGGTCAGGTGATAGTGATGGACTGTCACGGACGAATGCTTGCCCATGTCCTCTTACACGAGTCTGATGGCATCGTGAGCATGTCCTGGAACTGCCCTGATTTCCTGGTCGAGGACAGCACAGAGAGCGACACAGACTCTGATGACAATATTCTGCCTTTAG TGCGCAGAGTCAAGCCTCTGTTGACCGTCACCTTCTTATCAGGAGATATCAGTTTAATGAACAACTATGATGACCTCTCTCCTGCTGTAATTCGCTCAGGGctgaaag ATGTCGAGGCGCAGTGGTGCTCGCAGGGAGACCTCCTGGCTGTGGCCGGCATGGAGAGACACGGGCTTCCTGCCGAGTCGGCCTGCGCCTCCATCATGAGGAACGCCCTTGTTAAGTTCTATAATGTCCAAGGAGAACACATCTACACTTTGGAAACACCGGCACAG AGACCCATCACCACCATCTGCTGGGGTCACAGAGACTCTCGTCTGTTCCTTGCGTGTGGACCAGCACTGTACGTGGTCCGTGTGGAGCACAGGGTGGCCAGCCTCCAGCTTCTGTGTCAGCAGGGCATCGCCAGCGCCCTGCGAGAGGAGAAAGACGTGGGCAAGCTGAACATGCCCTCGCTGCTCTGCTCTTACGTCACCACTGCTTTCATACCCACCATCAAG CCCCCAATCCCTGACCCCAACAACATCCGTGACTTTGTCAGCTATCCCACAGCTGGGAATGAGAGGCTCCACTGCACCATGAAGAGGGCAGAGGACAGCCCGGAGGCAGGCGGACCCTGCTACACTCTGTACCTAGAATATTTAGGAGGGTTGGTGCCTATTCTCAAAGGAAGGCGCATCAGTAAACTGCGGCCCGAGTTTGTCATTATGGATCCAAAAACTGACAGCAAAGCAG aggaggtgtgtgtgaatCCCATGATCTCATACACTGACAGCTGCAACTGCTCCGACTCCAGTGACATTGAGTTGAGCGATGAGTGGGTCGGGAAGAAGTCACCGAAGTTATCCCGAGGAAACAG GATAAACATGGACTCGAGGAAATCTCCCAAACTGTCACGCGCCAATCAGGAAGGGCAACGGTCGCCACGATTACCAACAAAGAAGCCTCCAGTTCGCTCTCCCAGTCTGACACGACGAGAGTTCTCCATGGATGGGATCACAGAG CACAACTACCTCGCTCAAGTCACATCCAACATTTGGGGGACAAAATTCAAAATTGTTGGCCTTGCCTCGTTTCTCCCTGCTAATCTTGGTGCAG tcatCTACAAGACAAGTCTGCTTCATCTGCAGCCGAGACAGATGACAATCTACCTACCAGAAGTGCGAAAGATTTCCCATGACTTTATGAGCCTGCCTGTGTTTAACCCCAATGTGttcagtgaggatgaggatgactTACCAG taatggGGCCCTCTGGAGTGGCAGGAGACAATCCTCCCTGTACAGTCAACATTCCCATTGCTCCCATCCACAGTCCGGCTCAGGCTATGTCTCCAACTCAGAGTATTGGCCTGGTTCAGTCTCTTCTGGCCAATCAGAATATTCAGCTTGATGTCCTTACCAACCCTacagccactgcagcagctgcagctgcagcagcagcagcttctgtccCTGTTAGCGATCATGGGCAGGATGCAGTTCCAACACCGTACCCAGTGCCGACTAGATACTCAAACCCTGGTCAGGTGATCTTCAATGGGCTAGAGATGGGTCCTCTTCTTCCTGGtactcttcctccccctcctccacctcaccaTCTCCCACCGCAGCCTCACCTGCAGCGCTCTCATTCACAGCAGCCACGCCAACAGCAGTCCAAACAGTCCcaacaaatgcagacacagcagcagcagaaaatgcatcatcatcaacaacagcagcaacagcagcagcaacagcagcagcagcagcagcagcagcagcagcagcagcagcagcagcagcagcaacatcatcatcagtcccaatcacagcagcaacaacaacagcagttacaacagcaacatcaacagctgcagcagctgcaccaccagcaggcactacttcaacagcagcagcaacaacatcaGCAACACCAGGttcaacaacaccaacaaatacaacaaaatcaACAGCAGGTGACACCCCAACAATTTCAGCAACATcagattcagcagcagcagcaacagatgcAGATGCAGCATGAGCAgatgcaacaacaacagcagcagatgcaacagcagcagcagcaaatccGGCAACAGATCCAGGAgatgagacagcagcagcagcagctccagcagcagcaccagcagatccagcagcagcaccaacagaTGCAGAGGCAGCACCaacaaatgcagcagcagctgaagatgcAGATGACGCTGCCTCCGCCTCCGACTGGCTATCCAACCATTTCTTTACAACAGATTCATCTTCTGCCTCAAATTCCACCTCCTACCACTGAGCCTGTTCTCAACAGGGTGGACCATGGACACACTCTCAAGCCAAGTCTGCCGCGGACTTTGCCTCCCTTCACTGACATGGATGGATCTGTGGAGATCCAGATGAGGAAGGttaatcctcctcctccatacCCAGGCACTGtagtgtctgcagctgcagctgcagccgcGGCTGCCCCGGCGCCTCAAACTCTTGTCACAAACTGTGACAGCCCAAGTGTCCTGGCACCAGACCCCTGCCTCAAGAAGGATGAATTTTTGCTTCACCCTGTCACTTTACAGTACCCGACACCTCTGGGGTATGAAAGGATCACGACCTTTGACAGCAGTGGCAATGTGGAGGAGGTTTGTCGGCCACGCAGGCGCCTCATTCGCAATCAAAATGCATACGCTGTCCACGGCTCTGCCACACTCAAAGTCACCTCCTCTGACAATAAAAAAATTCAGCTTCCCTACAGCTCAGCAACATTGAGTCGTCTCTCTGTCCCTCGATACTCAATACCTAGTGGGGACCCTCCTCCTTACCCTGATCCAGCCAATCAAGTAAGTACTACCCTTCCTCCTACTCAGAGAATTGAAAGCAGTCTGATTCATGCCACTCTACGTCGTGACCGCAGGGACGTGGGACTTAAAGTGCCACAGATGATGGAAAGCTCAAGAACCCTTCCCTCCAAGGCTAAAATAAACAGTGCACTCGCACTTACCTACCAGCAGAGGGTGCCCACAGCattgtacacatgcacacagtgcagcagcaacagcagcagcaccagtgtCAGTGTTAGTGGTGGCGGAACTACAAGCAGTGGCATTGCAGGCGGGACGGTGGTGAGGCAGGACTTCCCACCAGGGAAAGGAGCACATCACAGCACCATTATTGTGCACTCCAAAGGTGCCTCACCCCTGGCCTCTCAGTCATCTTACAGTCTGCTGGGTGCTGTTGATAACAGCAGGGACAGAACAGTGTATGTAAACTCTGCCTTTACCGAAGATGAGACTTTAAATCAGCAGTGTCACCTTGAAAAATCCGTACGTCAGCTGACTCTCGGTGACGTCAGCTTGACGGTTAAACGCCCTCCGCCTTACCAGTGGGACACCTCCACCACAGAGGAGTTCTGGCTCACCCCAGAACAAACCATGTTAGCTCCTCCACCGGGACCTCATAAACCACCTCCTCTCATCATCAGTCAAGCGCAGCACTTGGACATGACTCAGCTACCGTTTGTCCTCACGACTAAACCTCCAAGCAGTCCGAGCACGAGCACTCTCACTTTCCCATCAGGTTACCAGATATCCCTCTCGCCTTTTCCTCCAGGTGTGGCTCACGGCGGTCCTCCTCTTCAGACCTTACAGAACCCCCCACCACAGTGCTCTCCGAACGAAGTGGTTGCTTCCGTCCCTTTTGCTCAGCAGGAGCCCAACTTGGTCTTGCCACCAGGCTATCCTCCAAATCTAGCTAACTTGGCATGCTGCCCTCTCCCTCCAATGTATCCAGGAGCCAGCTCATGTGCTGGACTTCAGCTGCACCCTGTCAGCCTTCACCCCTGGAACCCTTACCCCTGCCCTCCTCCCATGCAAGACCCCCCAGCGCCTCCCCTCCCTACCAAAACTCATCAGATTTTAGAGAAGCCAATTCTATCCCCACCTCCTCCTACTGcgccacctccaccaccccctctccctcctcctcccccacctaCGGAGCTACCGCCCTCCAAAAGTGCCACAGAGGATCTAGCAGAGTCTGCCAACAACTTTCCAGAGCCATCTTCCCTGAATGAAAGCCCTGTGCCACAGGAGTCAGAGCGCTTCAACAAGAAGAGCCGCAAAAGACTGGACAGCAGAGCCGAGGAGGCCAATATGCCCACTGTCTCTGAGGGCAAATCCAGAAAGGAAGGGCGTGCGCTCTCTGACTTCAACACTCTCATTTCCAGCCCAAGGCttggcagcagagagaagaagaagcccaAGGGTCAGAGAGAGCAACTCAATAAAACCAAGAAGATGAGCAGGACCACGAATGAGTTCCAGGACAGCTCGGAGAGCGAGCCGGAGCTGTTCATTAGCGGCGATGAGCTcatgaaccagaaccagagcagTAAGAAGAGCTGGAAGAACAAGCGCAGCATGCGTATGGCAAGTGAGCTGGAGGAGATAAAGTGCCGCAAGGCAAATGAAAGAGAGGACCGTAGTTTGGGAAGCCAAGGTTTTGTCTATGTCATGGCCAATAAACAGCCATTGTGGAACGAAGCCACCCAGGTCTACCAGCTTGACTTTGGAGGACGAGTCACGCAGGAGTCAGCAAAGAACTTTCAGATTGAGCTGGATGGTAGACAG GTTATGCAGTTTGGGCGAATTGATGGGAATGCCTATATCTTGGATTTCCAGTATCCTTTCTCAGCAGTGCAGGCATTCGCTGTGGCCTTGGCCAATGTCACTCAAAGGCTGAAGTGA
- the tulp4b gene encoding tubby-related protein 4 isoform X2: protein MSKENTSTLWKHRHRDSRLFLACGPALYVVRVEHRVASLQLLCQQGIASALREEKDVGKLNMPSLLCSYVTTAFIPTIKPPIPDPNNIRDFVSYPTAGNERLHCTMKRAEDSPEAGGPCYTLYLEYLGGLVPILKGRRISKLRPEFVIMDPKTDSKAEEVCVNPMISYTDSCNCSDSSDIELSDEWVGKKSPKLSRGNRINMDSRKSPKLSRANQEGQRSPRLPTKKPPVRSPSLTRREFSMDGITEHNYLAQVTSNIWGTKFKIVGLASFLPANLGAVIYKTSLLHLQPRQMTIYLPEVRKISHDFMSLPVFNPNVFSEDEDDLPVMGPSGVAGDNPPCTVNIPIAPIHSPAQAMSPTQSIGLVQSLLANQNIQLDVLTNPTATAAAAAAAAAASVPVSDHGQDAVPTPYPVPTRYSNPGQVIFNGLEMGPLLPGTLPPPPPPHHLPPQPHLQRSHSQQPRQQQSKQSQQMQTQQQQKMHHHQQQQQQQQQQQQQQQQQQQQQQQQQQQHHHQSQSQQQQQQQLQQQHQQLQQLHHQQALLQQQQQQHQQHQVQQHQQIQQNQQQVTPQQFQQHQIQQQQQQMQMQHEQMQQQQQQMQQQQQQIRQQIQEMRQQQQQLQQQHQQIQQQHQQMQRQHQQMQQQLKMQMTLPPPPTGYPTISLQQIHLLPQIPPPTTEPVLNRVDHGHTLKPSLPRTLPPFTDMDGSVEIQMRKVNPPPPYPGTVVSAAAAAAAAAPAPQTLVTNCDSPSVLAPDPCLKKDEFLLHPVTLQYPTPLGYERITTFDSSGNVEEVCRPRRRLIRNQNAYAVHGSATLKVTSSDNKKIQLPYSSATLSRLSVPRYSIPSGDPPPYPDPANQVSTTLPPTQRIESSLIHATLRRDRRDVGLKVPQMMESSRTLPSKAKINSALALTYQQRVPTALYTCTQCSSNSSSTSVSVSGGGTTSSGIAGGTVVRQDFPPGKGAHHSTIIVHSKGASPLASQSSYSLLGAVDNSRDRTVYVNSAFTEDETLNQQCHLEKSVRQLTLGDVSLTVKRPPPYQWDTSTTEEFWLTPEQTMLAPPPGPHKPPPLIISQAQHLDMTQLPFVLTTKPPSSPSTSTLTFPSGYQISLSPFPPGVAHGGPPLQTLQNPPPQCSPNEVVASVPFAQQEPNLVLPPGYPPNLANLACCPLPPMYPGASSCAGLQLHPVSLHPWNPYPCPPPMQDPPAPPLPTKTHQILEKPILSPPPPTAPPPPPPLPPPPPPTELPPSKSATEDLAESANNFPEPSSLNESPVPQESERFNKKSRKRLDSRAEEANMPTVSEGKSRKEGRALSDFNTLISSPRLGSREKKKPKGQREQLNKTKKMSRTTNEFQDSSESEPELFISGDELMNQNQSSKKSWKNKRSMRMASELEEIKCRKANEREDRSLGSQGFVYVMANKQPLWNEATQVYQLDFGGRVTQESAKNFQIELDGRQVMQFGRIDGNAYILDFQYPFSAVQAFAVALANVTQRLK from the exons ATGTCCAAGGAGAACACATCTACACTTTGGAAACACCGGCACAG AGACTCTCGTCTGTTCCTTGCGTGTGGACCAGCACTGTACGTGGTCCGTGTGGAGCACAGGGTGGCCAGCCTCCAGCTTCTGTGTCAGCAGGGCATCGCCAGCGCCCTGCGAGAGGAGAAAGACGTGGGCAAGCTGAACATGCCCTCGCTGCTCTGCTCTTACGTCACCACTGCTTTCATACCCACCATCAAG CCCCCAATCCCTGACCCCAACAACATCCGTGACTTTGTCAGCTATCCCACAGCTGGGAATGAGAGGCTCCACTGCACCATGAAGAGGGCAGAGGACAGCCCGGAGGCAGGCGGACCCTGCTACACTCTGTACCTAGAATATTTAGGAGGGTTGGTGCCTATTCTCAAAGGAAGGCGCATCAGTAAACTGCGGCCCGAGTTTGTCATTATGGATCCAAAAACTGACAGCAAAGCAG aggaggtgtgtgtgaatCCCATGATCTCATACACTGACAGCTGCAACTGCTCCGACTCCAGTGACATTGAGTTGAGCGATGAGTGGGTCGGGAAGAAGTCACCGAAGTTATCCCGAGGAAACAG GATAAACATGGACTCGAGGAAATCTCCCAAACTGTCACGCGCCAATCAGGAAGGGCAACGGTCGCCACGATTACCAACAAAGAAGCCTCCAGTTCGCTCTCCCAGTCTGACACGACGAGAGTTCTCCATGGATGGGATCACAGAG CACAACTACCTCGCTCAAGTCACATCCAACATTTGGGGGACAAAATTCAAAATTGTTGGCCTTGCCTCGTTTCTCCCTGCTAATCTTGGTGCAG tcatCTACAAGACAAGTCTGCTTCATCTGCAGCCGAGACAGATGACAATCTACCTACCAGAAGTGCGAAAGATTTCCCATGACTTTATGAGCCTGCCTGTGTTTAACCCCAATGTGttcagtgaggatgaggatgactTACCAG taatggGGCCCTCTGGAGTGGCAGGAGACAATCCTCCCTGTACAGTCAACATTCCCATTGCTCCCATCCACAGTCCGGCTCAGGCTATGTCTCCAACTCAGAGTATTGGCCTGGTTCAGTCTCTTCTGGCCAATCAGAATATTCAGCTTGATGTCCTTACCAACCCTacagccactgcagcagctgcagctgcagcagcagcagcttctgtccCTGTTAGCGATCATGGGCAGGATGCAGTTCCAACACCGTACCCAGTGCCGACTAGATACTCAAACCCTGGTCAGGTGATCTTCAATGGGCTAGAGATGGGTCCTCTTCTTCCTGGtactcttcctccccctcctccacctcaccaTCTCCCACCGCAGCCTCACCTGCAGCGCTCTCATTCACAGCAGCCACGCCAACAGCAGTCCAAACAGTCCcaacaaatgcagacacagcagcagcagaaaatgcatcatcatcaacaacagcagcaacagcagcagcaacagcagcagcagcagcagcagcagcagcagcagcagcagcagcagcagcagcaacatcatcatcagtcccaatcacagcagcaacaacaacagcagttacaacagcaacatcaacagctgcagcagctgcaccaccagcaggcactacttcaacagcagcagcaacaacatcaGCAACACCAGGttcaacaacaccaacaaatacaacaaaatcaACAGCAGGTGACACCCCAACAATTTCAGCAACATcagattcagcagcagcagcaacagatgcAGATGCAGCATGAGCAgatgcaacaacaacagcagcagatgcaacagcagcagcagcaaatccGGCAACAGATCCAGGAgatgagacagcagcagcagcagctccagcagcagcaccagcagatccagcagcagcaccaacagaTGCAGAGGCAGCACCaacaaatgcagcagcagctgaagatgcAGATGACGCTGCCTCCGCCTCCGACTGGCTATCCAACCATTTCTTTACAACAGATTCATCTTCTGCCTCAAATTCCACCTCCTACCACTGAGCCTGTTCTCAACAGGGTGGACCATGGACACACTCTCAAGCCAAGTCTGCCGCGGACTTTGCCTCCCTTCACTGACATGGATGGATCTGTGGAGATCCAGATGAGGAAGGttaatcctcctcctccatacCCAGGCACTGtagtgtctgcagctgcagctgcagccgcGGCTGCCCCGGCGCCTCAAACTCTTGTCACAAACTGTGACAGCCCAAGTGTCCTGGCACCAGACCCCTGCCTCAAGAAGGATGAATTTTTGCTTCACCCTGTCACTTTACAGTACCCGACACCTCTGGGGTATGAAAGGATCACGACCTTTGACAGCAGTGGCAATGTGGAGGAGGTTTGTCGGCCACGCAGGCGCCTCATTCGCAATCAAAATGCATACGCTGTCCACGGCTCTGCCACACTCAAAGTCACCTCCTCTGACAATAAAAAAATTCAGCTTCCCTACAGCTCAGCAACATTGAGTCGTCTCTCTGTCCCTCGATACTCAATACCTAGTGGGGACCCTCCTCCTTACCCTGATCCAGCCAATCAAGTAAGTACTACCCTTCCTCCTACTCAGAGAATTGAAAGCAGTCTGATTCATGCCACTCTACGTCGTGACCGCAGGGACGTGGGACTTAAAGTGCCACAGATGATGGAAAGCTCAAGAACCCTTCCCTCCAAGGCTAAAATAAACAGTGCACTCGCACTTACCTACCAGCAGAGGGTGCCCACAGCattgtacacatgcacacagtgcagcagcaacagcagcagcaccagtgtCAGTGTTAGTGGTGGCGGAACTACAAGCAGTGGCATTGCAGGCGGGACGGTGGTGAGGCAGGACTTCCCACCAGGGAAAGGAGCACATCACAGCACCATTATTGTGCACTCCAAAGGTGCCTCACCCCTGGCCTCTCAGTCATCTTACAGTCTGCTGGGTGCTGTTGATAACAGCAGGGACAGAACAGTGTATGTAAACTCTGCCTTTACCGAAGATGAGACTTTAAATCAGCAGTGTCACCTTGAAAAATCCGTACGTCAGCTGACTCTCGGTGACGTCAGCTTGACGGTTAAACGCCCTCCGCCTTACCAGTGGGACACCTCCACCACAGAGGAGTTCTGGCTCACCCCAGAACAAACCATGTTAGCTCCTCCACCGGGACCTCATAAACCACCTCCTCTCATCATCAGTCAAGCGCAGCACTTGGACATGACTCAGCTACCGTTTGTCCTCACGACTAAACCTCCAAGCAGTCCGAGCACGAGCACTCTCACTTTCCCATCAGGTTACCAGATATCCCTCTCGCCTTTTCCTCCAGGTGTGGCTCACGGCGGTCCTCCTCTTCAGACCTTACAGAACCCCCCACCACAGTGCTCTCCGAACGAAGTGGTTGCTTCCGTCCCTTTTGCTCAGCAGGAGCCCAACTTGGTCTTGCCACCAGGCTATCCTCCAAATCTAGCTAACTTGGCATGCTGCCCTCTCCCTCCAATGTATCCAGGAGCCAGCTCATGTGCTGGACTTCAGCTGCACCCTGTCAGCCTTCACCCCTGGAACCCTTACCCCTGCCCTCCTCCCATGCAAGACCCCCCAGCGCCTCCCCTCCCTACCAAAACTCATCAGATTTTAGAGAAGCCAATTCTATCCCCACCTCCTCCTACTGcgccacctccaccaccccctctccctcctcctcccccacctaCGGAGCTACCGCCCTCCAAAAGTGCCACAGAGGATCTAGCAGAGTCTGCCAACAACTTTCCAGAGCCATCTTCCCTGAATGAAAGCCCTGTGCCACAGGAGTCAGAGCGCTTCAACAAGAAGAGCCGCAAAAGACTGGACAGCAGAGCCGAGGAGGCCAATATGCCCACTGTCTCTGAGGGCAAATCCAGAAAGGAAGGGCGTGCGCTCTCTGACTTCAACACTCTCATTTCCAGCCCAAGGCttggcagcagagagaagaagaagcccaAGGGTCAGAGAGAGCAACTCAATAAAACCAAGAAGATGAGCAGGACCACGAATGAGTTCCAGGACAGCTCGGAGAGCGAGCCGGAGCTGTTCATTAGCGGCGATGAGCTcatgaaccagaaccagagcagTAAGAAGAGCTGGAAGAACAAGCGCAGCATGCGTATGGCAAGTGAGCTGGAGGAGATAAAGTGCCGCAAGGCAAATGAAAGAGAGGACCGTAGTTTGGGAAGCCAAGGTTTTGTCTATGTCATGGCCAATAAACAGCCATTGTGGAACGAAGCCACCCAGGTCTACCAGCTTGACTTTGGAGGACGAGTCACGCAGGAGTCAGCAAAGAACTTTCAGATTGAGCTGGATGGTAGACAG GTTATGCAGTTTGGGCGAATTGATGGGAATGCCTATATCTTGGATTTCCAGTATCCTTTCTCAGCAGTGCAGGCATTCGCTGTGGCCTTGGCCAATGTCACTCAAAGGCTGAAGTGA